The window CTCGACGCGAGCGTCCGATTCACTCATTGCCCAGTGATTCGGGCAGTAGACACATATCGGTTTCTCCGCGCGGTCACCCCGGTCGTCGGGCCGCGAAAGGGGACGGTCCGACGCGAGAGACGGGCCGCTCCGGGCGGACGGGAACGGGGGAAGGAAACAGCGCAGGGGAACGGCTGACGGCGACACTGCGTTCCGGACCGGAGCGCGGCCGGTCGGGCGGCCCCCTCGCTACAGCTCGGGCACGTCCGACGGCATGTCGAAGTCGTGGTAGTACTCGCCCTTCTCCTTCGAGAGAATGTCGAGGACGGCGGCCGCGCCGTCGCCGGCCGCGATGACGGCCTGCCACTTCTCGGGGCGGCCCATCGCGCCCGTGGCGTAGACGCCGTCGACCGACGTCTCCATGTCGAGGTTCACGTCGACGACGTCCTCCTCGGTGAACTCGCAGCCGAGGTCCTCGGCGAGGTCGCGGTTGCCACCGGTCGCGAGGACGACGTAGTCGGCGTCGTACTCGTCCGCGTCGGTCTCGACGGTGAACCCGTCGGCGGCCTGCTCGACGGCCGTGACCTCCTGCTCGTGCAGCGTCGCGCCGCGGTCCGCGACCTGGCCGCGGGTCATCTCGAGGAACTCGTCCCCGCTGATGCTCCGCACGGCGGGGTAGTTGAACAGGTGGGCCTTGTGCATCCACGACTCGTCGGTGTCGAACAGCACCGTCTCGAGGTCGTTCTTCGCCGCGTACAGTGCTGCTGTCAGGCCGGCGGGACCTCCGCCGACGACGGCTACGTCTGCCATGTGCGAGTGCAACCGCTGCTGGACAAAGTATTTTACCATTCGGTAAAACGAGCGCGACCGGACGCCGGTGGCGGTTGCTCGCCCCGAGAGAATCGCTCGCGGCCCCGTTCAGAGCACGAACGGGCCGCGCTGGCGGATGGGCTCGCCGTGGGGCCGGCCGGCGACGGCGACGGCGCGGAGGCCGCTGTCGCTCCGGACCTCGACGGGACGGGCGTCCGTGACCGGGCGGACGTCGCCCTGGCCGAAGGCGGCGCCGTCGACCTCGCCCTCGCCCGACACGCCGTAGAGGAACCCGGACCAGCCGTCCGGAACCGACCACGTCCAGGCGCCGTCGACGGCGACGTCGAGGTACTCCACGGGAGTGTGGAGGTCGATGGGCGACCCCTCGCCGACGACCGTCGTCACGGTCGCCCCCTCGCGGTCCGCCGTCGGGAGGTCCGCGGCCGCGGCGTCCTCGTAGTCCGGATCGACCTCCTTTTTCTCCCGCGGGAGGTTGACCCACAGCTGGAGCCCGTTGCAGCCCTCGCCGCCGGCGGGGAACTCCGAGTGTCGGATCCCGCCGCCCGTCGTGATCCGCATCGCCTCGCCCTCGCGGGCGGTGTTGGTCACCCCGAGCGAGTCCTCGTGGTCCATCCCGCCCTCGAGCATGTAGGAGACGATCTCGAACCCGCGGTGGGGGTGCATCGGGAACCCCTCGTCGGGCTCGATGTAGAACCGCTCGAACAGGACGAACGGGTCGATGCTGGACGGGTAGCCGTTCGTCGGGAACGCTCGATTCGAGGTGACGCCGGTCCCGTGCTGGACGGGCTCGCCGGCCACCGGCCCGTCGGGAGCCCCGCTCGTCTCGTCGGATGTCATAGTCGCCCGGAGGTGACTGCCGCGGAAAAGGGGCGCGCCTCCGGAAACCGGAACCGCTCTCGGCGGTGAGAGGAGTTTTCCGATGCTGGCAGCAGCGCCGCTGTCGGACGAGTCACAGTCCGATTCGGACAAGTCGCCGCGGTTACCGAAACGCGTTACGGAAAACCTTCAAGGGCTGGCCGCCGCGGCCGCGCGGCCGCTCGCACGACGCGTCGTCCCGACTCGTCGGACGACCGCACGCGCCGGACGTCGGTCGACTTCGGGTCCCGGGTACCGGCATGATGACCCTCCTTCTGTCCCCCTTTACGTCGTTATACCGTTTGGTAAAATCCGATGACGACTGACCTATCGGTCGACGCGGACTGGAACGCGCTGTATCTCGACGGGGAGTGGACCGCCGGCGAGAGCGACGAGACGATCCCCGTCGAGGACCCCTCGACGCGGGAGCGGTTCACCGAGGTCCCGGCAGCGACCGAGGCGGACGTCGACGCCGCCTACGAGGCGGCCGCGGCCGCCCAGGCGGAGTGGGCCGAGCGGCCGCCGGCGCAGCGGCAGGCGGTGGTCCAGCAGCTGCTCGAGGCCGTCCACGAGTACGAGGCGGAGATCGCCGACCTGCTCGCCCACGAGGTGGGCGGCTCGCGGATCATGGGCGAGACGTCCGTCAAGATCGCCTCCGACCACCTCTCCGAGGCTGCGACGCTCCCGCGCCGGATGAAGGGCGAGCACGCCGAGTCGAACATCCCGGGCAAGGAGAACCTCGTCCAGCGCGAGCCCAAGGGCGTGGTCACGGTCATCTCGCCGTGGAACTTCCCGCTGAACCTCTCGATGCGCGCCGTCGCGCCCGCCATCGCGGCCGGGAACAGCGTCGTCCTGAAGCCCTCGACGAACTCGCCGATCACGGGCGGGCTGCTGTTCGCGAAGCTCTTCGAGGAGACCGACCTCCCCGACGGCGTGCTCAACGTCGTGACCGGGCGCGGCTCGGACATCGGCGACCGCGTCGCCAGCCACCCGGAGAGCGACGTCGTCTCCTTCACCGGCTCCACCGAGGTCGGCCAGCACGTCGCCGGCCTGGCCGGCGAGAACCTGGCCGTCCCCGCGATGGAACTCGGCGGGAACAACGCCTTCGTCGTGACCGAGGACGCCGACCTCGACCGCGCAATCGACGGCGCGACCTTCGGGTCGTTCGTCCACCAGGGGCAGGTGTGCATCTCGATCAACCGCCACATCGTCCACGAGAGCGTCTACGACGAGTACGTCGAGCGCCTCGTCGACCGGGCCGAGTCGCTGCCGGCCGGCAGCGCCCACGAGTCCGACACTGTCGTCGGCCCGATCATCGACGAGTCCCAGCGCGACGAGATGCTCGGCTACGTCGAGGAGACGGTCGACGCCGGCGCGACGCTGGAGACCGGGGGCGAGACCGTCTCCATCGAGGGCGTCGACGACTCGCTGGTCGTCGCCCCGACGGTCCTCTCGGACGTGACCAACGACATGGCCGCCGCCTGCAACGAGCACTTCGGCCCCATCGCGCCTGTCATCCCCTTCTCGGACGTCGACGAGGCCGTCGAGATCGCCAACGCCACGGAGTACGGCCTCTCCGGGGCCGTCCACGCGGGCGACCTCTCGGTCGCGAAGGACGTCGCGGACCGGATGGAGACGGGCAACGTCCACATCAACGACCAGCCCATCAACGACGAGGCCCACGTCCCCTTCAGCGGCACCAAGGCCTCGGGGATGGGCTCGTACAACAGCGACGCGTTCCTCCACGAGGTAACGGAGACCAAGTGGATCTCCATCCAGCACGAGCCCCGCGAGTACCCGTTCTGAACCGCTACGACTAACGATCGCTGCTACCAACTACCACACGAACGCGATGAACGTACTGCTCCTCGGCGCGAGCGGACGCATCGGACGGCGGGTCGCCGCCGAACTGCTCGACCGGGACCACGCGGTCACCGGCGTCTCCCGCAGCGGCGAGGTCGAGGGCGTCGACGACCCCGACTTCACGGCCGTCGCGGGCGACGCCACCGACCCCGACGACGTGGCCCGGTTGGCCGCCGATCACGACGCGGTCGGCTCCGCGCTCGGCCCGGGCGCGGACGCCGACCCCGAGGTACTCGTCGACATGATGGACGCCGTCGTGGAGGGACTGCGCCGTGCGGACGTCGACCGTCTGGTGTGGACCGGCGGCGCCGGCGGGCTCGAGGTCGCCCCGGGCACGCGGCTGATCGAGACGGCGGACTTCCCCGACGAGTGGCGGCCGGTCGCCGAGGCCGCCATCGAGGCCCACGACGACGTCCTCAGCGAGGTCGACGACCTCGCGTGGACGTACCTGGCGCCGGCGGCGCTGATCGAGCCCGGCGACCGGACCGGCGAGTACCGGACCGCCGAGGGCGAACTGGTCGCCGACGAGGACGGCGAGAGCTACATCTCGATGGAGGACTTCGCCGTCGCCTTTGCCGACGTGCTGGAGGACGGCGAGGGCGTCCACGAATACCTCGGCGTCGGCTACTGAACAGTCCTCGCTCACCGCGGTCAGGAGACGGTTTCGTCGTCGGGCCGCGGCGGTTCGTCGCCGGTTTTCAGAAGAACCGATCAAAGACGGCGCCGAGTCCGAAGACGGCGGCGAAGACCCCGACCGTGACGAGGACGACGGCGAGGAACTCGCTGAGGCTTCCCGACACCGCGAACTGCAGAGCGACGCTCATCTACTACTGCTATCAGCCGTTTGCTGATGAATCCAGTGGTTACCCGGAATAGAGCGCGGTTGAGACACGAGTAAGACGTGTTCGTGTTGCGGGCAGATTCGAGACAGCAACCGCGTCGAACGCGGCCTGTACGTCTGTTCGTCGTGTGAAACGGCGATGCACGCAGACGTGAACGGTGCGGTGAACATTCGCAGAAAGATAACTCAGAGTCCCCCCACAGTGGATACGAGTAACGGCTGGTTGGCACAGCCCGGAGTCTTCCTGTTCGACCGCGAGAGCGGGTCGTTCACTACGAGAGAACAGGGAGTCTGCAAACCGTACTATCCCAACGCTCGGGATTCCTCCGGCTTTAGCCGGAGGAGGACGTCAATTGCAGCTGTTCGAACGGCCGCGCTCGAACGGTTCGATTGAGATCGTCGCGGATTCGGGCTGATTGGCGACATCGTTACCCGGTTCCGCGGCGGGACCGAGGTGAACGGCGAAGGTGAGACAGCCATCCTCGTCGGCCCGGACCACCCGCGGTCGCACGGTCGCAGAGCCGCCGTCGTGATTGAGCCGATACTTCTGGCCGGACTCGTAGTCGCCGGGCGTTGTGACGACCGTCTTCCCGCGGCCAGTAATCGTCAGCCCGTCCGACGTCACGTCTTCGAGAGTGAGGAATTCCGCGGTTTGCCGGTTCCTGTCCTCCCGGTCGATCTGCCAGCCCCAGATGTCGAAGTCCCTCAGTATCGTCTTGTGGGTGAAGCCACTGGGATCGACTGGCGCGCTCGCGAAGACGTCCATGATATCCGGCAGCACTCGCTTGAGGTACTTTTGCCAATAGGGCCAGTCGTGGACGCCCTCGGGGAAGACGTCGAACGTGTAGTCGATCCCGGTCTCGTCCAGATTCTCCACGAACGTCAGGAAGTTTTCGTACACTACCGCTTCGATTTCCGCAGCGGGCCCACTTCTCCCCTCCCCCTTCCCGACTGCCATGTATAGCCGGAGATTTCGATAGTTCTCAGTCAGATCGTTCGGGTTGAGGCCGCGGACTCTGGTCTCCTGTTCGAACGGATCGCCATAGGCGTTGGCCAACGCTGAGCCGAGCTCTCCGTCTTCTGCGTCGGACTGAAGTTGCTCTATCGGGAACGGTCCACCGGAGAAAGCGTACACGCCGGCGAACACGTCGGGATACCGAGCGGCGTACTGCAACGCCCCGACGCTCCCCATCGAGAGGCCAGCGACGACGCGGCTGCCTCGCTCCGACCGGAGTCGGAATCGGTCCTCCGCCCACGGGACGAGCTGGTGGATGTGGAACGTCTCCCACATCGGCGCGCCAAAGTCACCACCGTTATACCAGTCAGTGTACCAGCCGCCTTCACCCCCGTCGGGCATGACGACGACGACGTCCTCGTCGACGTAGTTCTGTACCGGGCCGGGGCCTATCTCGCCCGGGCTAAGGTCCGGGTCCGACCAGGACGCGGCCGAGTTCCCACCACCGTGGAGCAAGTAAATCGTCGGATACGTCTTGTCTGTCTCGTCGTACCCTTCCGGGAGTAACACCCGGACGTTCGCTGTTTCGAGCGGCGGATCCACGAGCGGGTTCTCGAAGGAAAACTCCAGGAGCCGATC of the Halomicrobium salinisoli genome contains:
- a CDS encoding aldehyde dehydrogenase family protein translates to MTTDLSVDADWNALYLDGEWTAGESDETIPVEDPSTRERFTEVPAATEADVDAAYEAAAAAQAEWAERPPAQRQAVVQQLLEAVHEYEAEIADLLAHEVGGSRIMGETSVKIASDHLSEAATLPRRMKGEHAESNIPGKENLVQREPKGVVTVISPWNFPLNLSMRAVAPAIAAGNSVVLKPSTNSPITGGLLFAKLFEETDLPDGVLNVVTGRGSDIGDRVASHPESDVVSFTGSTEVGQHVAGLAGENLAVPAMELGGNNAFVVTEDADLDRAIDGATFGSFVHQGQVCISINRHIVHESVYDEYVERLVDRAESLPAGSAHESDTVVGPIIDESQRDEMLGYVEETVDAGATLETGGETVSIEGVDDSLVVAPTVLSDVTNDMAAACNEHFGPIAPVIPFSDVDEAVEIANATEYGLSGAVHAGDLSVAKDVADRMETGNVHINDQPINDEAHVPFSGTKASGMGSYNSDAFLHEVTETKWISIQHEPREYPF
- a CDS encoding NAD(P)-dependent oxidoreductase, with the translated sequence MNVLLLGASGRIGRRVAAELLDRDHAVTGVSRSGEVEGVDDPDFTAVAGDATDPDDVARLAADHDAVGSALGPGADADPEVLVDMMDAVVEGLRRADVDRLVWTGGAGGLEVAPGTRLIETADFPDEWRPVAEAAIEAHDDVLSEVDDLAWTYLAPAALIEPGDRTGEYRTAEGELVADEDGESYISMEDFAVAFADVLEDGEGVHEYLGVGY
- a CDS encoding pirin family protein → MTSDETSGAPDGPVAGEPVQHGTGVTSNRAFPTNGYPSSIDPFVLFERFYIEPDEGFPMHPHRGFEIVSYMLEGGMDHEDSLGVTNTAREGEAMRITTGGGIRHSEFPAGGEGCNGLQLWVNLPREKKEVDPDYEDAAAADLPTADREGATVTTVVGEGSPIDLHTPVEYLDVAVDGAWTWSVPDGWSGFLYGVSGEGEVDGAAFGQGDVRPVTDARPVEVRSDSGLRAVAVAGRPHGEPIRQRGPFVL
- a CDS encoding alpha/beta hydrolase; the encoded protein is MQGNDDEIEEKRHTTRRTFLGTLSAAGVFGLSQTTASATGNPRSAAPPQGDTDVPSLEPTNVERVSELSDRLLEFSFENPLVDPPLETANVRVLLPEGYDETDKTYPTIYLLHGGGNSAASWSDPDLSPGEIGPGPVQNYVDEDVVVVMPDGGEGGWYTDWYNGGDFGAPMWETFHIHQLVPWAEDRFRLRSERGSRVVAGLSMGSVGALQYAARYPDVFAGVYAFSGGPFPIEQLQSDAEDGELGSALANAYGDPFEQETRVRGLNPNDLTENYRNLRLYMAVGKGEGRSGPAAEIEAVVYENFLTFVENLDETGIDYTFDVFPEGVHDWPYWQKYLKRVLPDIMDVFASAPVDPSGFTHKTILRDFDIWGWQIDREDRNRQTAEFLTLEDVTSDGLTITGRGKTVVTTPGDYESGQKYRLNHDGGSATVRPRVVRADEDGCLTFAVHLGPAAEPGNDVANQPESATISIEPFERGRSNSCN
- a CDS encoding NAD(P)/FAD-dependent oxidoreductase yields the protein MADVAVVGGGPAGLTAALYAAKNDLETVLFDTDESWMHKAHLFNYPAVRSISGDEFLEMTRGQVADRGATLHEQEVTAVEQAADGFTVETDADEYDADYVVLATGGNRDLAEDLGCEFTEEDVVDVNLDMETSVDGVYATGAMGRPEKWQAVIAAGDGAAAVLDILSKEKGEYYHDFDMPSDVPEL